GAATCTTCTTTTCTACCCAGTCTCGAATGTACGAGAAACATCGACTGGAGTGTCCTGATCGAAAGTAGTTGACCCAGCCGCGCAGGACCGGATTGACTGTCTCGATCAGCCCCCGAGTCGCTTGGGATTCGAAGCGACGAAAGACGTCCTTGAGCTTACGGAATAACGCCGTCCGCTTCTTGAGCAGCGGAATGCGCAGTGGCATCCAGCGCCCCCTCGGGCTGCGAATGCGACTAAACCGGAAGCCCATGAATCCGAAACTCTCCCCTCTTCGCAAGTCGACCCTCGCCGTCTTGTCCTCGTTCACCTCCACGTGCAGTTTGGCGAACTCCTCTCGAAGACGCTGCTCAACCGCTTTGCGAAGCCAGAGATGCCGCGGATGGAAGTCCACCAAGACGACCAGATCGTCAGCGAAGCGTATGTACTCCAACGCTGTCCACTGGCCCGTGCGAGTGGTCTCCTTCGCCCGCTCCAGCACCCGGTCCACCTCGTTGAGGTAGATATTGCTGAGCAAAGGCGAAATCACGCCACCCTGGGGTACTCCCCGCTTCCCGGTCGCCTTCATGACCAGTCGCAGTAAACGCATCACATCCCCATCGTCCACCCGCCGAGCCACTTGCTTCAGCACGATGTCATGTCGCACCGTGTCGAAATAGGTCCTCAGGTCGAGATCGATGACGTACGTCTTGCCTTGAATGATCGCGTCCGAGACGCGCTGCACCGCATCCTGCGGCTTCCGTTTCGGTCGGTAGCCATACGACCCCGGTTGGAAATCCGCCTCAAAGATCGGCTCCAGGATGAGCTTCAGCGCTCCCTGGACTACCCGGTCCCGTATCGTGGGGATCGACAGCACGCGGACCTTCCCGCCGTCCTTGGGGATCTCCACCTTCCGGACCCGCAGGGGGCGATACGTCCGGCTGCTCAGCTCCTCTCGGAGCTCCTCGACAAACCGTCCCACGCCTCGTTCCTCAATGACCGCG
This window of the bacterium genome carries:
- the ltrA gene encoding group II intron reverse transcriptase/maturase, with translation MTNAPIDLQDLRRRIYVKAKARPSWRFWGLYVHVCKTETLHAAYRLAKQNNGAPGIDGETFAVIEERGVGRFVEELREELSSRTYRPLRVRKVEIPKDGGKVRVLSIPTIRDRVVQGALKLILEPIFEADFQPGSYGYRPKRKPQDAVQRVSDAIIQGKTYVIDLDLRTYFDTVRHDIVLKQVARRVDDGDVMRLLRLVMKATGKRGVPQGGVISPLLSNIYLNEVDRVLERAKETTRTGQWTALEYIRFADDLVVLVDFHPRHLWLRKAVEQRLREEFAKLHVEVNEDKTARVDLRRGESFGFMGFRFSRIRSPRGRWMPLRIPLLKKRTALFRKLKDVFRRFESQATRGLIETVNPVLRGWVNYFRSGHSSRCFSYIRDWVEKKIRRHLARARKRQGFGWKRWSRRWLYESLGLYSDYQIRYHMPSSKAAPVR